In one Drosophila pseudoobscura strain MV-25-SWS-2005 chromosome X, UCI_Dpse_MV25, whole genome shotgun sequence genomic region, the following are encoded:
- the LOC4812232 gene encoding uncharacterized protein — MSFFRNIRSSLSSSSRAKSSSSRDTTPVRTSGSRPASVVSVGRASSSRRDSTTSSTLQRGDTFILPGSDEEANTHSNSSTLEKKSKKSKVFGKFSTFTKRKKTPASAPAEEEVASYEHHPSDTATNTYYKWRSDGGDRLQDYDAQSDPFNFLYEQHSNLRNLQSGSAGDSPVHRQASIGSNSSGSFDSSTYRKSKTPTHLREQLEQLKTHSNDDLLEDQQREEDEREKYKTVTLNSFRKSFRERLLQQQKEAPHNPAWFVEVPPPPTPDPLKTSGSRWESKENRPDFLVFENDNYRPQSRSPLRDRPSRSATRSPVKRNETFRVVQPSLRHMSPSPSPSPAPSIRIEIKNSISPHSPGRFVPVGVAKPMPTTEYYAQRLLASNPSRLGPPSTARTASPSASQRWYRPQSSPTRIQPTRMSVDPQQSSRLSVNQQQSSRMSVGHQQASQQRGGRTLVHIGSDQSRSLSSANPMPARGRAPTRVQLYGSKPQSRQQHQQQQQPSSTYFGGHYNAPATPTHTSSSANSAPLKQRGSSSGLGGATVYGGGVPTVYLGRREQPMTRAAAVPTRRNRSPIKMPWR; from the coding sequence ATGTCGTTTTTCCGCAACATACGCTCCTCGCTGTCGTCATCGTCACGGGCCAAGAGTTCCTCCTCCCGCGACACGACGCCAGTGCGCACCTCCGGCTCCCGTCCGGCCAGTGTGGTGAGCGTGGGCAGGGCCTCCTCGAGTCGTCGCGATTCGACGACCAGCTCCACACTGCAGCGCGGGGACACCTTCATACTGCCCGGATCCGACGAGGAGGCCAACACGCACTCGAACAGCTCCACCCTGGAGAAGAAGTCGAAGAAATCGAAGGTCTTCGGAAAGTTCAGCACCTTCACGAAGCGAAAAAAGACGCCCGCCAGCGCGCCcgcggaggaggaggtggccaGCTACGAGCATCATCCGAGCGACACGGCCACCAACACGTACTACAAGTGGCGCAGCGACGGCGGAGATCGGCTGCAGGACTACGACGCGCAGTCGGATCCGTTCAACTTCCTGTACGAACAGCACTCCAACCTGAGGAACCTGCAGTCTGGCTCAGCCGGGGACTCCCCCGTGCATCGGCAGGCCAGCATCGGGTCCAACTCCAGCGGCAGCTTCGACTCCTCCACGTACCGCAAGAGCAAGACGCCCACGCATCTGCgcgagcagctggagcagctgaaGACCCACTCCAATGACGATCTGCTCGAGGACCAGCAGCGGGAGGAGGACGAGCGGGAGAAGTACAAGACGGTGACGTTGAACAGCTTCAGGAAATCGTTCCGCGAGCGcctgctccagcagcagaaggaggcgccGCACAATCCCGCCTGGTTCGTGGaggtgccgccgccgcccaccCCAGATCCCCTCAAGACGAGCGGCAGCCGCTGGGAGTCCAAGGAGAACCGTCCGGACTTCCTTGTCTTCGAGAACGACAACTACCGGCCGCAGTCGCGCTCCCCGCTCCGGGATCGCCCCTCCCGCTCTGCCACCCGATCGCCAGTGAAACGGAACGAGACCTTCCGCGTGGTGCAGCCCTCCCTGCGGCACatgtcgccatcgccatcgccatcgcctgCTCCCTCCATACGGATCGAGATCAAGAACTCCATTTCGCCCCATTCCCCGGGAAGATTCGTGCCCGTGGGCGTGGCCAAGCCCATGCCCACAACGGAGTACTATGCGCAGCGGCTGCTGGCCAGCAATCCGAGCAGGCTGGGACCTCCCTCAACTGCGAGAACCGCCAGTCCCAGTGCCTCTCAGCGGTGGTACCGCCCGCAGAGCTCTCCCACACGAATCCAGCCCACGAGGATGAGTGTGGACCCCCAGCAGAGCTCTCGGCTGAGCGTGAACCAGCAGCAGTCCTCGCGGATGAGCGTGGGCCATCAGCAGGCCTCGCAGCAGAGGGGTGGCAGGACCCTGGTGCACATCGGCAGTGACCAGAGCAGGTCCCTGTCCTCCGCCAATCCAATGCCCGCTCGAGGCAGGGCACCCACGAGGGTGCAGCTGTACGGCAGCAAGCCCCAGAGCcgacagcagcatcagcagcagcagcagccatcgTCGACGTACTTTGGAGGCCACTACAATGCACctgccacccccacccacaccagcagcagcgccaacaGTGCCCCACTGAAGCAGCGGGGATCCTCCAGCGGCCTGGGTGGGGCAACGGTCTACGGCGGGGGCGTTCCCACCGTTTATTTGGGGCGTCGCGAACAGCCAATGACACGTGCCGCCGCCGTGCCCACACGACGCAATCGATCGCCCATCAAAATGCCCtggcgatag